CACTGGGGGACTTCAGCGCTAAGCTGTATATTCCCCAAAGCCACAAAATAATAAAGCCATTTCGACTGTGCTCTAAtacaggagaagggaagacaAATCAATAACAACATTTCAGAAGATCATAATACGTTGACACTTatgaaagtataaaaatatgtgCTAAACTGAATGCACCCAGACTGTTTGTACCTCTCAGGAGTCACTTTCTTCACAACCATAGGTTGGTAAGTAATAGCCTTCTTGTCTTTGATGCCAGTGTAACTGAAGTCTGAAGGAAGAACACCAAGTTCAGCAGCCAAGAAGCCGATTGCTTCTAGTGtttccagattttctttctgaaggatgaaagctgaaataatCACCTCAGAATTAGTAGGAATTTGTACTTCTAAATCATACAGGTGTTCTGCTATGACAGATGGGCAGGTTCTTCCCTTCAAACTGTAATAGCATGGAAACTGCAAAGAAACAATCCTCCCACCCCACAAAACTAAAGGAAATAGGACTTTTTCAGTactgaaagagaaagataaagacACAGTACACAAAACTCTCTAGAACAAGCAGAAACCCCTGTGCCTTTAAAAATAGCACCTGATAAAATGCAACACAATTCAACAAACATGTATTGACTTATTGCTAGAAACATTCTCTATCAGAAACCAACTGCTTTAAGGAATGAGATCATAAATCAAATTTGACCTTGGTATCTTGTCCAACATCTAGATGCATCTTCTAAAATCCCCCAATTACTTCCAGGGGAAAGCTAGCACACAGGGAATAACACAGTTAGTGCTACAACCAAAAAAACTGTAACAATTATCACTGAACAGTTTATGTAAAATCATTGCAGTAACTTGATTCACCCATCTCATTCTCATGATGTAACTACACTGCATTAATAATAACAACTTATTTCAGCATAAACAATGGGTCAACCAGGCCTATATAtcatataaaaattattctgagtCTCAGTCTTACTAAAGAACACCATAATACCTTACCCTTTCactaaaaatgtaatatttacCTGTATAAAGATCttgttttttctggaaaacaccAGCAGACCTTTTTCCGGACCAACTTTTTTCTCGAAATCGTACCATTATTGACGTATTTGGCTGATCATTGACATCTGTCACAGTAAAAGACTTTGTTTCTAAAAGTTTTCCAAATTTTCTATTGATAAAGTGGTGAACTACTTTTCTGTGCTCTTTGTTTCCATCAGgctcaaaagaaaatgtagaatttTCTAGCTTTGCAtctaaaaatttaaagaaatcacttgtttccttttcagtcaCTAACTGACAAAGTTGTCTGTAATCAGCATTTCCTCTTACAATCATTTCATTGTCTTTTGTAACAGTGACTAGAAAGGGGAACTTCTGCCTAACAGCACTGTGTAAATCAGCTCGATTTTTCTTGTCCAGTACAGGTCCCAACGAGAACTCCCTAGTGCCAGCATCGGCATTACTGTCCAAGTCCCACGCATCCTTCAGGTCACAAGCAAATTTATTGAGCAGTTCACTCATGGGTTTGCCTAGTAAGGAATCCAATACACTGGCTTCCTCGAGGCTAGATTTCAGCTCAGGTTCACCCTCAGGCTGGTTTTTGTTAGGGAACACAGAGCAGTCGCCTCCCACCCGGTTTGGGTTGTGGTCTGAAGGCCTGGGCGCGCCACCACGATAGCGCTGGGCACACGGACCGGGAGGCTCCCTTCTCGGCTTTTTGGGTGGCTGCAGGCACGGCCCACTTTGTTCTAGCAGCGCTTCGCTGGTTTTCTGAAGAGATTCAGCCCGGGTATCCCTCAGTAAGTGTTCAGGCACCTCGATTTCTGTCACTACGAAGTCACTCGGTGAGTTTTTGATAGTACCCCAGAAGCCGGTGTGATCAGTGAGGTAACTGAAGGAAGGCAGCATggctgccccgccgcccccggctcCCGGCCAGCAGCCACCGCACCTGCaacaggggaaaacaaaaaagggtggggatggaggagaaaaaataccAACTGCTGAAGAACAGGCGGCTGgagggcgggcagggagggccGGCGGCGCCGCTCCGCTCCCGAACGGCCGCTACGGGCCGGTTCAACGGCACGGCCCCGCCCGCCATCTGCCCCGGCAGGGCCGCCAGGGGGCGCAACGGCCCACCCTGTCCCCACGGGGGAAGGGGCCCAAGGACGGTACCAACTTCTACAGGCGCGCGGGGAAAGAGAGCAAGGGAcctccccccctccttcccGGCCAGCCATGAAGCGCTCCGGAGGGGGCGGGGCATTTCCCTGGCAGCCTATGGGAAGGGCGTGTGGGAGGAGAGCGCTTCCGCTTTCTCCTTACCGAGGCGCCGCGTCCGTGCCGGTGAGGCCGGCACCATCAGAGGTTGGATCGCGCCCTCTTAAAGAGGAAGTGATGCACTGGGGACGCCTGACGGGAAGCGaggcgcgcggggcggggccgggccgggccgggccgccggcGGGAAGCGGCGGGGGTCGGTAGTGGAGTGGAGTGGCTTCCGCCGCCGGTTGGGGTCGGGGGTGCTCGCCCACCGGGGACGGCGGGCGGGAGCTGCGTCGCGGTGGGCggccgcgggcggggcgggccggggcccgCTGGGAGGCCAGGAACCGGCTGGCGGAGCCGTGAGGAGGGGGACGGAGGCGGCCCCTGTCCGGCAGGGCGCGAAGCAGCTGCGATGTCGGGTGTAACGCGTTACCGGGTTGCCGCAAGCCCGGCGAACCTCTTCGGTAACGGCGCCGTTTGTGTTCCTTAGGAGCTGAAGATGAGCAAGCCCGTAACGACTTCAACGTTCGTCCGCTGCATTAGCTACGGGCTCATGAGGCGGCTGGCAGACTTCATCGATCCGCAAGAAGGGTGGAAGAAATTAGCGGTGGATATCACCGACCCGTCTGGTGAAAGCAGATACAACCAAATGCATATAAGGTGCTACACAGAAGTCATGTAACATAATCTCATAATCTTGTTTATTAACTGTTTAACGTAAATATCGTTATCCATCCTGTACTGCTGTCCATGCCGTACTGTTGTCTATCCCAGTACTGTGACTTCTtatcacagtttaaagctgggctggctattaaaccggtgtCAGACGCTttctattaaccctccccccccgcccgctccagaagggaaaaggaaaagggagagagacttatgggttggaaagttaaaacagttttaataaactatagtaatgaaaaagagtataacaataataatagaaataatcaaatatatacaaatatttacaaaaccaagatcgagctcccccagtGTTgatcacgtcaccaccggcactgcagggccgGCTCTGGGAAGACCCAGGCTGGacccagcgacggtcgagagctggattcagggatgcacggatcgggatcgggggcagcaggaaaacggagtcctctttggacaccggccatagcaggaggggggagaagaagggcgagacccttgtgatccccccgctttatactgagaatgacgtatatgggatggaataccttcattggtcaattttgggtcacctgccctgtccgcttctccctgcaggtgcgacccccctttggctcttcactcgtaagcagtgaggaatttagcagtgaccttggtttctctaggaataagtacagcaagagcctttctgcataacatccctaccggtgcctcagtgataactgcaaactttgagtgttatcagtcctagaagcagacactgtctgcaaaacatgcagttagtgtcagaaagtgcagttacttagaagagacttagctgaaagtcaaaatcacttaaaggaaaattgATCTGTtttaggctaaaccaggacacttCTTGCAG
Above is a genomic segment from Nyctibius grandis isolate bNycGra1 chromosome 5, bNycGra1.pri, whole genome shotgun sequence containing:
- the PUS7L gene encoding pseudouridylate synthase PUS7L yields the protein MLPSFSYLTDHTGFWGTIKNSPSDFVVTEIEVPEHLLRDTRAESLQKTSEALLEQSGPCLQPPKKPRREPPGPCAQRYRGGAPRPSDHNPNRVGGDCSVFPNKNQPEGEPELKSSLEEASVLDSLLGKPMSELLNKFACDLKDAWDLDSNADAGTREFSLGPVLDKKNRADLHSAVRQKFPFLVTVTKDNEMIVRGNADYRQLCQLVTEKETSDFFKFLDAKLENSTFSFEPDGNKEHRKVVHHFINRKFGKLLETKSFTVTDVNDQPNTSIMVRFREKSWSGKRSAGVFQKKQDLYTAFILQKENLETLEAIGFLAAELGVLPSDFSYTGIKDKKAITYQPMVVKKVTPERLKEIGSKMEKKGMRIHNIHPACQHLRLGQLKGNRFDIVVRDLKHHSHDSSADLRERISEAMENVKTKGFVNYYGPQRFGQGQNVQTNQIGLALLNEKMVEAVKLFFTPEDTDDPVNNAKRYFLQTEDAKGALMMLPEFKVREKMLLRALNRYGVNHEGCTKGWLNIPHSMRLFYVHAYCSKIWNEAASYRLKIYGSKVVEGDLVSSEENDESVSLNDKVHVVTAPEESANKYSINRVVLPMVGHSIKYPSNKVGQWYHERLSKDDLQMCKFRVSPLHLNIPGCYRPILKNVQNLSYFLECSEKGIEIEDSHLNESKVSLRMSFDLDPSCYATVCLREIMKCDF